Proteins encoded by one window of Arabidopsis thaliana chromosome 2, partial sequence:
- a CDS encoding uncharacterized protein (unknown protein; BEST Arabidopsis thaliana protein match is: unknown protein (TAIR:AT3G63050.1); Has 35333 Blast hits to 34131 proteins in 2444 species: Archae - 798; Bacteria - 22429; Metazoa - 974; Fungi - 991; Plants - 531; Viruses - 0; Other Eukaryotes - 9610 (source: NCBI BLink).) — MHIREDDDSISSLRPRGICRRLFRFVVAKLWILGDKEMNEDKPERNKLIKKGSMSDITIHFKQLEDSEDNNSPASSSPESERETMITLVNGSNGPKKRLQENGEKSMLGEPSPKQQITQPEAGKPPQPHRRLGPLLNDINKKSDAFIESTLEKMRKGLA; from the coding sequence ATGCACATAAGAGAGGATGATGACAGCATCAGCTCTCTGCGGCCTCGGGGCATTTGCCGTCGGCTGTTTCGATTTGTGGTGGCTAAACTATGGATATTAGGAGACAAAGAGATGAATGAAGATAAGCCTGAGAGGAACAAACTGATCAAGAAGGGATCAATGTCTGACATCACTATTCATTTCAAGCAATTAGAAGACTCGGAGGATAACAATTCCCCTGCCTCGTCAAGTCCagaatcagagagagagacaatgaTTACACTAGTTAATGGTAGTAACGGCCCAAAGAAGAGGTTACAGGAGAACGGGGAAAAGAGCATGCTGGGTGAGCCCAGCCCTAAGCAACAAATCACTCAGCCTGAAGCAGGGAAACCACCACAGCCTCATAGACGCCTGGGGCCCCTActaaatgatataaataagaaatcagATGCTTTTATCGAAAGTACACTCGAGAAGATGAGGAAAGGCTTAGCCTAG
- the RPH1 gene encoding resistance to phytophthora 1 (RESISTANCE TO PHYTOPHTHORA 1 (RPH1); FUNCTIONS IN: molecular_function unknown; INVOLVED IN: defense response to oomycetes, positive regulation of hydrogen peroxide biosynthetic process; LOCATED IN: plastid; EXPRESSED IN: 24 plant structures; EXPRESSED DURING: 15 growth stages.), with the protein MSWSLCSTHGVSSSIALTYGFRHRRRSTFRIFATSDGLEPKDDPPESPLPSSSSALGKDLKKVVNKTAATFAPRASTASKNPALPGTTLYKVFEVQGYASMFLGGVLSFNLLFPSSEPDLWRLMGMWSIWMFTIPSLRARDCPSKEKEALNYLFLIVPLLNVAIPFFWKSFALVWSADTVAFFAMYAWKVCRMLGWLERTE; encoded by the exons ATGAGTTGGTCTCTCTGCAGCACCCATGGGGTCTCCTCTTCCATAGCTCTCACTTATGGCTTTCGCCATAGAAGAAGATCCACCTTCCGTATTTTCGCCACCTCTGACGGATTAGAACCCAAGGACGACCCGCCGGAATCTCCTCTCCCTTCCTCATCCTCTGCTCTCGGTAAAGACTTGAAAAAG GTTGTTAACAAGACTGCTGCAACCTTTGCCCCTAGAGCTTCCACCGCCAGTAAAAACCCTGCTCTCCCTGGAACTACTCTTTACAAAGTTTTTGAGGTTCAAGGCTATGCATCGATGTTCCTCGGAGGTGTCCTTTCTTTCAACCTCCTCTTTCCCTCCAGCGAACCTGATTTATGGAGGTTGATGGGCATGTGGTCCATTTGGATGTTCA CTATTCCTTCTCTTCGGGCACGAGACTGTCCaagtaaagagaaagaggCTCTTAACTACCTCTTTCTCATCGTCCCCTTGCTCAATGTTGCTATTCCCTTCTTTTGGAAATCATTTGCTCTTGTCTGGTCTGCTGACACGGTTGCCTTCTTTGCTATGTATGCCTGGAAGGTATGTCGAATG CTTGGATGGCTGGAAAGAACAGAGTAG
- a CDS encoding oxidoreductase, 2OG-Fe(II) oxygenase family protein (oxidoreductase, 2OG-Fe(II) oxygenase family protein; BEST Arabidopsis thaliana protein match is: oxidoreductase, 2OG-Fe(II) oxygenase family protein (TAIR:AT4G02940.1); Has 179 Blast hits to 160 proteins in 29 species: Archae - 0; Bacteria - 0; Metazoa - 24; Fungi - 0; Plants - 151; Viruses - 0; Other Eukaryotes - 4 (source: NCBI BLink).), producing MAETPASPPLHPPVVLLSDSAAKDAMLTWFRGEFAAANAIIDALCAHLMQASGGSAQYESVMAALHRRRLNWIPVLQMQKYHSISQVTLQLQQHLAKGFHHHLDDDHDDDSPSSDITDGGSREEETLSICCKHEDECESRGASLLKQSKRFSAKEHVRGHTANVVKGLKLYQDVFTRPQLSKLLDSINQLREAGRNHQLSGETFVLFNKNTKGTKRELLQLGVPIFGNTTDEHSVEPIPTLVQSVIDHLLQWRLIPEYKRPNGCVINFFDEDEHSQPFQKPPHVDQPISTLVLSESTMVFGHRLGVDNDGNFRGSLTLPLKEGSLLVMRGNSADMARHVMCPSPNKRVAITFFKLKPDSGKVQPPPTLWRPGTPSPLVMLAPAPKRLDAGTGVFLPWTPPVSRKPAKHLPPRVQRLRLLSSSKSVADSESSSPEIGVS from the exons ATGGCTGAAACGCCggcttctcctcctcttcacCCTCCCGTTGTTCTTTTGTCCGATTCCGCCGCCAAGGACGCCATGCTCACTTGGTTTCGCGGCGAGTTTGCGGCCGCCAACGCCATCATCGATGCTCTCTGCGCTCACCTTATGCAGGCCTCCGGCGGATCCGCTCAATACGAGTCTGTCATGGCAGCCCTTCATCGCCGCAGGCTCAACTGGATCCCTGTCCTCCAGATGCAGAAGTACCATTCCATCTCTCAAGTCACCCTCCAGCTACAACAACATTTGGCTAAAGgctttcatcatcatctcgaCGACGACCACGACGATGATTCTCCCTCCAGCGACATCACTGATGGAGGATCCCGGGAAGAAGAAACCCTCTCCATCTGTTGTAAGCACGAGGACGAATGTGAATCACGAGGAGCCTCACTCCTCAAGCAGTCCAAGCGTTTCTCGGCCAAGGAACATGTTAGAGGACATACG GCCAATGTTGTCAAAGGCCTTAAACTCTACCAAGATGTCTTCACTCGACCTCAACTCTCCAAGCTTCTGGATTCTATTAATCAGCTCCGAGAGGCTGGTCGGAATCACCAACTTTCAG GGGAGACCTTCGTTCTGTTCAACAAGAACACCAAGGGAACCAAAAGAGAGCTTCTTCAGCTTGGAGTTCCTATTTTCGGCAACACCACGGATGAACACTCTG TGGAACCTATCCCAACCCTTGTCCAAAGTGTTATCgaccatcttcttcaatggcgTCTGATTCCTGAATACAAACGACCAAATGGCTGTGTGATCAACTTCTTCGATGAG GACGAACACTCTCAACCATTTCAGAAACCTCCTCACGTGGATCAACCCATATCCACTCTTGTCTTGTCTGAATCAACCATGGTGTTTGGGCACAGACTCGGGGTCGATAACGATGGCAACTTCAGAGGCTCACTCACTCTCCCACTTAAGGAAGG GTCGTTGCTGGTGATGAGGGGTAACAGTGCAGATATGGCTAGGCATGTAATGTGTCCCTCGCCCAACAAAAGAGTCGCAATCACCTTCTTCAAACTCAAACCGGACTCCGGTAAGGTCCAGCCGCCGCCCACCCTATGGAGACCAGGCACCCCTTCTCCTCTGGTGATGCTAGCTCCGGCGCCCAAGAGGCTAGACGCTGGCACTGGAGTTTTCTTGCCGTGGACACCGCCAGTGTCAAGAAAACCAGCCAAGCATCTCCCGCCGCGTGTCCAGAGGCTGCGTCTCTTGTCATCATCAAAGTCAGTGGCAGATAGTGAGTCATCGTCGCCAGAGATAGGAGTGAGTTGA
- the RPH1 gene encoding resistance to phytophthora 1 (RESISTANCE TO PHYTOPHTHORA 1 (RPH1); FUNCTIONS IN: molecular_function unknown; INVOLVED IN: defense response to oomycetes, positive regulation of hydrogen peroxide biosynthetic process; LOCATED IN: chloroplast, plastid; EXPRESSED IN: 24 plant structures; EXPRESSED DURING: 15 growth stages; Has 47 Blast hits to 47 proteins in 22 species: Archae - 0; Bacteria - 0; Metazoa - 0; Fungi - 0; Plants - 41; Viruses - 0; Other Eukaryotes - 6 (source: NCBI BLink).) — protein MSWSLCSTHGVSSSIALTYGFRHRRRSTFRIFATSDGLEPKDDPPESPLPSSSSALGKDLKKVVNKTAATFAPRASTASKNPALPGTTLYKVFEVQGYASMFLGGVLSFNLLFPSSEPDLWRLMGMWSIWMFTIPSLRARDCPSKEKEALNYLFLIVPLLNVAIPFFWKSFALVWSADTVAFFAMYAWKLGWLERTE, from the exons ATGAGTTGGTCTCTCTGCAGCACCCATGGGGTCTCCTCTTCCATAGCTCTCACTTATGGCTTTCGCCATAGAAGAAGATCCACCTTCCGTATTTTCGCCACCTCTGACGGATTAGAACCCAAGGACGACCCGCCGGAATCTCCTCTCCCTTCCTCATCCTCTGCTCTCGGTAAAGACTTGAAAAAG GTTGTTAACAAGACTGCTGCAACCTTTGCCCCTAGAGCTTCCACCGCCAGTAAAAACCCTGCTCTCCCTGGAACTACTCTTTACAAAGTTTTTGAGGTTCAAGGCTATGCATCGATGTTCCTCGGAGGTGTCCTTTCTTTCAACCTCCTCTTTCCCTCCAGCGAACCTGATTTATGGAGGTTGATGGGCATGTGGTCCATTTGGATGTTCA CTATTCCTTCTCTTCGGGCACGAGACTGTCCaagtaaagagaaagaggCTCTTAACTACCTCTTTCTCATCGTCCCCTTGCTCAATGTTGCTATTCCCTTCTTTTGGAAATCATTTGCTCTTGTCTGGTCTGCTGACACGGTTGCCTTCTTTGCTATGTATGCCTGGAAG CTTGGATGGCTGGAAAGAACAGAGTAG